In Candidatus Eremiobacteraceae bacterium, a genomic segment contains:
- a CDS encoding cytochrome b/b6 domain-containing protein yields MQKNRMTHLILRHPLVVRITHWVIALTLFVLAMSGMQIFNAHPALYASDASNFNSPILSISGETDGQGNPHGWVQIGSVRIPTTHVLGWGDNGLGSEGARAFPSWATIPSEQDLADGRRWHIFFAWIFVLCALVYARFAVKLIPTKADFKALPHTLKEHLKPWKIPPTAELNPMQKLAYFGVVWIVAPLVIVSGLALSPSVDAWAPWLPAILGGRQFARVWHFAAWIALTGFFVGHIAMVVLTGFINNMRSMITGRFAVKGAK; encoded by the coding sequence ATGCAGAAGAACCGGATGACGCATCTCATCCTGCGCCACCCGCTCGTCGTGCGCATCACGCATTGGGTCATAGCGCTAACGCTCTTCGTCTTGGCGATGAGCGGTATGCAGATCTTCAACGCGCACCCCGCGCTGTACGCATCGGATGCGTCGAATTTCAATAGCCCGATCCTCTCCATCTCAGGCGAGACCGACGGTCAGGGCAATCCACATGGCTGGGTTCAGATCGGCAGCGTACGCATTCCGACCACGCACGTACTCGGCTGGGGCGATAACGGCCTGGGCAGCGAGGGCGCGCGTGCATTTCCGAGCTGGGCGACGATTCCATCCGAACAAGATCTCGCAGACGGACGCCGGTGGCACATATTCTTCGCATGGATTTTCGTGCTGTGCGCGCTTGTCTATGCGCGCTTCGCCGTAAAGCTCATCCCGACAAAGGCCGACTTCAAGGCGCTGCCTCACACGCTAAAAGAGCATCTCAAGCCGTGGAAGATCCCGCCGACTGCCGAACTCAATCCGATGCAGAAGCTCGCGTACTTCGGAGTCGTGTGGATCGTCGCACCGCTCGTCATCGTCTCGGGGCTCGCGCTTTCGCCGAGCGTCGATGCGTGGGCGCCGTGGCTGCCGGCGATCCTCGGTGGACGGCAGTTCGCGCGCGTCTGGCATTTCGCGGCGTGGATCGCTTTGACGGGCTTCTTCGTCGGGCACATCGCGATGGTCGTGTTGACGGGCTTTATCAATAATATGCGCTCGATGATCACCGGGCGTTTCGCCGTGAAAGGAGCGAAGTGA
- a CDS encoding ABC transporter permease encodes MNTAGLFRVAWQSLVRNAFRSLLTMLGIIIGVGAVITSMAIGSGAQAAVAAQLARLGSNLIVVVPGSVITGGVQLGAGARQSLKSADADAISADIPTVAGVAPLSSTNAQAISGGNNWATSILGTTPGWSVVENWNTTSGRFISADDVRSGAKVAVLGQTVVQNLFPSGAALGQTVIIKGVPFLVVGVLESKGQSGFGRDQDDQIIVPITAMQLRLNGQNWLSSILISASSPDAVDGAVSSIEALLRLRHRLTPRQPDDFSVRNIASVQQAATATANVQSQLLAGIAAVSLIVGGIGIMNIMLVSVTERTREIGIRMAVGARERDILLQFLVEAVALSCIGGAIGVMAGIGAAIATANGAGWPIVIVPTSVMISFGFAALVGVLFGFYPARRASLLNPIEALRHE; translated from the coding sequence ATGAATACCGCCGGTCTGTTCCGCGTCGCGTGGCAGTCGCTCGTGCGCAATGCCTTCCGTTCGCTTCTCACCATGCTCGGCATCATCATCGGCGTCGGCGCGGTCATCACATCCATGGCTATCGGCAGCGGCGCGCAAGCCGCTGTCGCCGCGCAGCTCGCCCGGCTCGGCAGCAACCTGATCGTCGTCGTGCCCGGCAGCGTGATCACGGGCGGCGTGCAGCTCGGCGCCGGCGCGCGCCAGTCGCTTAAATCGGCCGACGCGGACGCTATCTCCGCGGATATCCCAACCGTGGCCGGCGTCGCACCGCTGTCGAGCACGAACGCGCAAGCCATCTCGGGAGGCAACAACTGGGCCACGTCTATCCTCGGCACGACGCCCGGATGGAGCGTCGTGGAGAATTGGAACACGACGAGCGGGCGATTCATCAGCGCCGACGACGTCCGCTCGGGCGCGAAAGTGGCCGTGCTCGGACAGACGGTCGTGCAAAATCTCTTCCCGTCGGGCGCGGCGCTCGGTCAGACGGTCATCATCAAAGGTGTGCCGTTCTTGGTCGTCGGCGTGCTCGAATCAAAGGGCCAGAGCGGCTTCGGCCGCGATCAGGACGATCAGATCATCGTGCCGATCACCGCCATGCAGCTTCGTCTCAACGGCCAAAACTGGCTGTCTTCGATCCTCATCTCCGCCTCGAGCCCCGATGCGGTCGATGGCGCGGTCTCATCCATCGAAGCGCTGCTGCGCTTGCGACATCGTCTCACACCGCGTCAGCCCGACGATTTCTCGGTGCGCAATATCGCAAGCGTCCAGCAGGCGGCCACAGCCACGGCGAACGTCCAGTCACAGCTGCTCGCGGGCATCGCCGCGGTTTCGCTCATCGTGGGCGGAATCGGGATCATGAATATCATGCTCGTTTCGGTGACCGAGCGCACGCGCGAAATCGGCATCCGCATGGCCGTCGGCGCGCGCGAGCGCGACATCCTGCTGCAGTTCTTGGTTGAAGCAGTCGCGCTGTCATGTATCGGAGGTGCGATCGGGGTTATGGCCGGGATCGGGGCCGCAATCGCTACGGCGAACGGCGCCGGCTGGCCGATCGTGATCGTGCCCACCTCAGTGATGATCTCGTTTGGATTTGCCGCCCTAGTCGGTGTCCTGTTCGGTTTCTATCCAGCGCGCCGCGCCTCGCTCTTGAATCCGATCGAAGCACTGCGCCACGAATAG
- a CDS encoding molybdopterin-dependent oxidoreductase, with translation MRRDRFIALTGATALAGCSGIADKLGQTGIVRGALALPEHVNFAILGAGQPLAREYRERDISPVFRPNGFMPPASPQYAHWAQDGWRGYRLTVGGLVDKPASYTLAELRGRFNRVAQITRHDCVEGWSVIGKWTGVRLGDLLAVAQPRSAARYVVFHCMDDDGSGTMYYESLTLKQAAHPQALLAYELNDKPVPVENGAPIRLKVPTQLGYKSAKYVQGIEAVAMLPGSGGYWEDQGYEWFAGI, from the coding sequence ATGCGCCGCGACCGATTCATCGCACTAACCGGCGCGACTGCGTTGGCCGGCTGTTCCGGAATCGCAGACAAGCTTGGGCAGACCGGCATCGTCCGCGGTGCGCTCGCGCTCCCCGAGCACGTGAACTTCGCGATCTTGGGCGCGGGCCAGCCGCTCGCGCGCGAGTATCGCGAGCGCGATATCTCGCCCGTCTTCCGGCCGAACGGTTTCATGCCGCCGGCGAGCCCGCAATACGCGCACTGGGCACAAGATGGCTGGCGTGGATACCGACTGACCGTCGGAGGGCTCGTGGACAAGCCGGCGTCGTACACGCTCGCCGAATTACGCGGGCGGTTCAACCGCGTTGCGCAGATCACGCGCCACGATTGCGTCGAAGGCTGGAGCGTGATCGGCAAGTGGACGGGAGTCCGGCTCGGCGATCTACTAGCAGTCGCGCAGCCAAGATCGGCGGCTCGCTACGTCGTGTTCCACTGCATGGACGACGACGGCTCCGGCACGATGTACTACGAATCGCTGACGTTGAAGCAGGCGGCGCACCCCCAAGCGCTGCTGGCCTACGAGCTCAACGACAAACCTGTGCCCGTCGAAAACGGCGCGCCGATCCGACTGAAAGTGCCGACCCAGCTCGGGTACAAGAGCGCGAAGTACGTGCAAGGCATCGAAGCGGTCGCGATGCTTCCCGGCTCCGGCGGATACTGGGAAGATCAGGGCTACGAATGGTTTGCGGGGATCTAG
- a CDS encoding thioredoxin-like domain-containing protein produces the protein MPPIAALLTAVMVAVASPSLNFVTGAADWIHGKFTAAQLQGKVVLVDFYTFGCINCKHTEPNLRSLYANTPRKDLVIIGVHSPETSFERDLKNLVASLSDQGIAWPVVVDNDFKVWNACGVTAWPTQMVFDRKGVLRQTFVGEGYDSELDSLITSLISAQ, from the coding sequence ATGCCTCCTATCGCCGCATTGCTCACCGCTGTCATGGTCGCCGTCGCTAGCCCCTCGCTCAACTTCGTCACCGGCGCGGCCGATTGGATCCATGGTAAATTCACCGCCGCTCAACTTCAGGGCAAAGTTGTTTTGGTGGACTTCTATACGTTCGGCTGCATCAATTGCAAGCACACAGAGCCGAATCTACGCTCCCTGTATGCGAACACGCCGCGCAAGGATCTCGTCATCATCGGCGTGCACAGTCCGGAGACAAGCTTCGAACGCGACCTAAAGAACCTCGTCGCCTCGCTTTCCGATCAGGGCATCGCATGGCCGGTCGTCGTGGATAACGATTTCAAGGTTTGGAATGCATGCGGCGTGACGGCGTGGCCCACGCAAATGGTCTTCGATCGCAAGGGCGTGCTCCGGCAGACATTTGTGGGCGAAGGCTACGACAGCGAACTGGACTCGCTCATCACATCATTGATCAGCGCACAGTAG